The sequence TTATTCAGTTTTCTAGCGTCGTTATCTTTCGGCAACATATAGTATAACAGCGATTGAAAAGCCGCGATCAACGCGGCGAGAACGGCTAATAAAATATAAGGATAAACGCCTAGATCAATATTTGTTAGCGCGGCGGGCGAAAAGGCGATATTTAAGATCATAGCGTTTATGTGAGTATGGTAGATACGATAGATAAAAAAGTCTATAATCAGCAGTAACTCAAAGATTGTAAAAACCGCCCCCGCTACCATAAATCCCGCGCGACGAAAAACGCCGAACAACGCGCAGACAAGCCACAATACGACGAAAAACATAAACGCCGTCGATAGCGCGGCAAGCGTCGAGAGGCACAGCGCGAGCGCGTCGAAATCTTTCGCGAGCAGTAAAAACGCGACAAACAAAACGGAAATAAACAGCAGATTGGCTTTTGCGAATAGGGCTAACCGCGCGTTCATATCGCTATTCTACCGCGCCGAGGCTGTGAAGGCGCTTTTGGTAAAGTAAGTTAGGCAGCAGCAGCCTAGCTTGCGCGTCGCGCAGACGCTCTTCGTCAAGCGCCCGTTCGAGCGCCGTATCCTCCAAAACGCGCCGATATTCGCCGTTTTCGTCGGGCGCAAAATCCGCCCGATTGACATAGCTTCCGTTCTCGTCGAGCGCCGCCTGCGTAATAACGCCGTTTGGGCGCAAAATTGTCGCTATTTCGCCGTCGAAATAGGCAAACTCCAAGCCGTATTGCATAACCGCGCCGCCGCCGCGATCGTCTAACAGATTACGTCCGACCAACGGGTGCGGGCGATCGTCGCCAATTAGCGCTAAGAGCGTGGGAAGCAGATCGATTTGAGAGGCGATCGCGTCGTTTTTCGCCGCGCTAACGCCTTTGCCCACAAAAAGCGCGGGGATATGGTAGGCTTTAAGCGGCGCGAACAGATCGCCGCCGCGCACTTTGATCGTGTGATCGGCGACGACTAAAAAGATCGTGTTTTTATAGTATGGTTCTTTTTTCGCCGCTTTGAAAAACTCGCCAAGCGCGTAATCGGCGAAAAGCGCCGCGTTCTCTTGCGTCGCGGCGGGGGAGTTATACGGCTTGATAAAACCTTCGGGATAATCGAAGGGCAGATGAGACGAGAGCGTCAAGATCGCGGCGCAAAACGGCTCTTTCGCGCGCGAAAATTCGCGGTTTGCCGCCGCAAAAACGCTTAGATCGTCGCCGCCCCACCTGCCGTCGTAGCCCTCGCCGCGCGCAAAATAGGAGCGGATCGCAAACCCGTTGGCGCCTAAAAAGCGGCTCATATTGTCGAAATTCGCGTCGCCGCCGTAGTAAAACTCGCACCTATAGCCAAGCGGCGCAAGGTGAGAGGCGATCGTCCAAAAGTCGTTTTGCGCTTTGGGCAGTTTGGGAACGAGCGCGCCGACGATCGGCGAAAAACCCGCGAAAACCGCCTCCACGCCGCGATTGGTTCGCGTCCCCGTCGCGTATAGATTGGCAAACAGCAAACCCTCTTCGCCGAGCGCGTCGAAATTGGGCGTTAGCGCTAGACCGCCAAGCGCGCCCACAAACTCCGCGCCCATACTCTCCCACAGGATAATAACTATGTTGGGCAAATCTTGCGGCGTTTTGCCGCTAAAAACGCGCGCGCCAAAACCGGTTCTCGCGAAAATTTCCTCTTCGCTCATCGTTCCGTAACCGCTTAGATCAACCTCTCCTCTTAACTGATACAGCGCGTAAAGAGCCGAATAGGTTCCGTTAGAGGCGATCTCGTTAAGCTGTTGAGAGGCGCTAAACGTCGCCGTTCCGAGATTTGCCGCCGACATTCCAACGCTCGATCGCGCGCCAAGTAGCAGACACGCGATTATAAACGGCGCCGCGATCAGGCGCGTTTTTAGCGGCGTTTCGCGCGCTTTGATCGAACCCGTTTTATAGCCCAAGAACGCCGCCATGATCGTTAATAAAACGCCGATCGCGGTTAAAACTGGATAGGCGAAGATCAACATATAAAATATCTCTTTTGGGCGATCTAGGTAATCAAAAAATAGGTGATTTGGACGCAAGCCGTATTGATCGAAAAATCCGATTGACACGATCTCGAAAAAAGCCAATAAAGCCGCCGCGAACGCCAGATAAAAACGATTTAGCGCCGTAACCTTGCGATCAAAAAGAAGCGTCCATATAACGGGGAAAAACAGCAGGGCGCAAAGGACGATCGTATCCATTCTAGCGCCGATTATAAAGAGCTTAATAAGATCGCCGCTCGCCGCGTCGTCAGGCGCGTAGAACGCGGCGAGCGCGACTCTGAAAACGGCGAAAACAGTCAAAGAGACCAAGTAAAACAACGCGAAGGGTTTTAATAAAGCCGATAGGTTTCGCACAAAGTCTCCAAGCCGTATAATTGCGCAAGTTTATCCGAAAGCCGTTTTGTGCAAGCAAACTCAATCTGTATTATCAGACTATCCGCGCTTGGCGATATATGCCTGTTTTTGCCGACGCTGAACGCTCTTCGCCGCTCCTTTCCTAACGCTAACGTCGTCTGGATTATCGGCAAAGCCGAAGCGGAGCTGATCGAGGGGATCGACGGCGTAGAGCCGATTGTCTATGACAAAAAAAGCGGCTTAGCGGGTATGTTCGCCATAGGCGCGAAACTCAAAAATCGCCGTTTTGACTATCTGCTGATGGCTCAAGAGGCGTTGCGCGCGAGCATTCTCTCGCTCTTTATCCGCGCCGATAAGCGCGTTGGTTTTGATCGCGATCGCGCCAAAGACTTCCAGCGGCTATTTACAAACGCCCAGATCGCGCCAAATCCAAACTGCCACATGATCGAAAACTATCTTGATTTCGCGCGGTTTTTGGGCGCGGATACCGGCGCGATCCAATACGATCTGTTTATACCCGACAAGGCGATTAGAGAGGCGGAGGCGATCGCGCGCGGCGAAAGCTACTGCGTCGTAAGCCCGATTGCCAACGCGGTTCGTAGGAATTGGCGAAACTGGACTATCGAAGGTTACGCGGCGGCGATCGACTATATTTACGAACGCTACAAACTGAACGCGATCGTAACGGGCTGCCAAGCCGATCGCCAAGCGGCGGAGGCGATCGCGCGCGTAGCCAAAGCGCCGTTTATTAACGCCGTCGGCAAAACAAGCGTCAAATGCCTGCTGGCGCTGATTAAAAACGCGCGATTTACGCTCGCGCCCGATAGCGGTCCGGGACATTTTGCCGCCGCGTTGAGCGTCCCCGCGATCGCGCTGTTAGCGGCTGCCGATCCGCGCCGCGCCGCGCCGTATCAGACGCCAAGCTACGCCGTCGATCGCTACCGCGAGGCTCTGCTAAAATATAGCGGCAAAACGCCCGAAGAGGTCAAGTTTGGGCGCCGCGTGCGCCATCAAAAAGCTATGAGCGAAATTACGATTGACGACGTAACGGCTATGATTGATAAAGCGATGCGAGATAGCGCCGCGACCAGGAAGGAATAAAGACGATGATTATTGAGAGCGCGAAAGAGGCGATCGCTATCGAGGCAAGAGAGATCGCGAGCCTCGCCGATCGCATAGACGGATCGTTCGAGGGCGCGGCAAAGGCGATCTTGGCGTGCAAAGGCAAGGTGATTGTCAGCGGTATGGGCAAATCGGGGCTGATAGGGCAGAAGATCGCCGCGACGCTTGCCAGCACGGGAACGCCTAGCTTTTTCATGCACCCCGCGGAAGCCTATCACGGCGATCTGGGAATGGTCGCGGCGGACGACGCGGTTTTGATTATCTCTTACTCCGGCGAGACGGACGAGGCGCTTAAAATCGTTCCGTTTTTGCAGGATCAACAGAATGTCATCGTCGCCTTTACGGGCAATCCGCGATCGACGCTGGCGCAGGCGGCGAGTTTTCATATAGACTGCTCCGTGTCAAAAGAGGCGTGTCCTTTGGCGCTTGCGCCGACTAGCTCCACGACCGCCGCGCTCGCGATGGGCGACGCGCTCGCCGTAGCGCTGATGAAGGCGCGCGGGTTCGAGGCGGAGCATTTCGCGCGCTTTCACCCCGGCGGATCGCTTGGACGCAGGCTGATAGCCAGAGTAGAGCGCGAGATGATCGCTTTGGAAAATCTGCCGATCGTCTCTCCCGCGACAAACGCGCTGGATACGCTTAGGGCGATGAGCGCGGGCAAACTTGGCGCGGCGATCGTCGCGGACGAAAACGGCTCGCTGCTAGGGGTGATCACCGACGGCGACCTAAGGCGCGTAGTGGAAAGAGCGCGCGATAGTTTTTTTACGCTCAGCGCCCAAGAGATGATGACGAAAAACCCCAAAACGGTCGGGCTAAAAACGCGGCTGATCGACGCGGAGGCGTTAATGGACAAGTTTAGCGTCCATCAACTAATCGTTCTCGACGATCAAAACAGAATCGTCGGTTTGCTACCCTATAGAACGGGCTATAAAAAGCCTATAATGTAACGGATTTATTTGCCGACAAGGAGCTTGAATGAGGCATATTCGCATTCCTTCGCCTAGCGGGGGGGTATTGTTTTCAAACGATCTGCCGCTCGCTATGATCGCGGGTCCGTGCGTGATAGAGAGCGAGGAGTTTGCTCTGCGAACGGCGGAAAAGCTCAAAGCGATCTTCGACGAGGTTAAAATCCCGTTTATTTACAAATCAAGTTTTGATAAAGCCAACCGAAGTTCGGTCGGCAGTTTTCGCGGCGTGGGAATGGACGAGGGGCTGAGGATTTTGGAGAAAACTCGCCGCGAGATAGGCGTGGCTACGCTAACCGACGTGCATACGATCGAACAGGCAAAGCCCGTAAGCGAGGTTGTGGATATGCTGCAAACCCCCGCGTTTTTGTGCCGTCAGACCGATTTTATTCAAGCCGTCGCGGCGACAAAAAAGCCCGTAAATATCAAAAAGGGGCAGTTTTTATCCCCGTGGGAGATGACGAACGTGCTTGCCAAAGCCGTCGCCACGGGCAACAGCGCGATCGCCTTATGCGAGCGCGGAACGAGTTTTGGCTACAACAATCTAGTGGTGGATATGCGCTCGTTGGCGGTGATGGCGCAGACCAATCATCCCGTTATATTTGACGCGACTCACTCCGTGCAGCTGCCGGGAGGCGCGGGAACTAGCAGCGACGGGCAGAGGATTTTCGCGCCGACGCTTGCGCGGGCGGCTGTGGCGGCGAAAGTGGCCGGCGTATTTATCGAAACCCACCCCGATCCCTCCGTAGCGCCGTGCGACGGACCCAATATGATCCCTTTTAGCGAGCTACCGGAGCTATTGCGGCGGCTTAAAGCTATCGACGAGATCGCCAAAAAACGTATATGAAAGCGATTATAGTTATTCCCGCGCGATACGGTTCTACGCGCTTTGAAGGCAAACCGCTCGCTCTTATCGGCGGCAAACCTATGATCGCACTTACCTGCGCGCAAGCTAAAAAAGCGACGCTTGCCGATCGGACGATCGTAGCGACCGACGACGAGCGCATAGCGAACG comes from Helicobacteraceae bacterium and encodes:
- a CDS encoding KpsF/GutQ family sugar-phosphate isomerase, whose amino-acid sequence is MIIESAKEAIAIEAREIASLADRIDGSFEGAAKAILACKGKVIVSGMGKSGLIGQKIAATLASTGTPSFFMHPAEAYHGDLGMVAADDAVLIISYSGETDEALKIVPFLQDQQNVIVAFTGNPRSTLAQAASFHIDCSVSKEACPLALAPTSSTTAALAMGDALAVALMKARGFEAEHFARFHPGGSLGRRLIARVEREMIALENLPIVSPATNALDTLRAMSAGKLGAAIVADENGSLLGVITDGDLRRVVERARDSFFTLSAQEMMTKNPKTVGLKTRLIDAEALMDKFSVHQLIVLDDQNRIVGLLPYRTGYKKPIM
- the kdsA gene encoding 3-deoxy-8-phosphooctulonate synthase, yielding MRHIRIPSPSGGVLFSNDLPLAMIAGPCVIESEEFALRTAEKLKAIFDEVKIPFIYKSSFDKANRSSVGSFRGVGMDEGLRILEKTRREIGVATLTDVHTIEQAKPVSEVVDMLQTPAFLCRQTDFIQAVAATKKPVNIKKGQFLSPWEMTNVLAKAVATGNSAIALCERGTSFGYNNLVVDMRSLAVMAQTNHPVIFDATHSVQLPGGAGTSSDGQRIFAPTLARAAVAAKVAGVFIETHPDPSVAPCDGPNMIPFSELPELLRRLKAIDEIAKKRI
- a CDS encoding LTA synthase family protein, which encodes MRNLSALLKPFALFYLVSLTVFAVFRVALAAFYAPDDAASGDLIKLFIIGARMDTIVLCALLFFPVIWTLLFDRKVTALNRFYLAFAAALLAFFEIVSIGFFDQYGLRPNHLFFDYLDRPKEIFYMLIFAYPVLTAIGVLLTIMAAFLGYKTGSIKARETPLKTRLIAAPFIIACLLLGARSSVGMSAANLGTATFSASQQLNEIASNGTYSALYALYQLRGEVDLSGYGTMSEEEIFARTGFGARVFSGKTPQDLPNIVIILWESMGAEFVGALGGLALTPNFDALGEEGLLFANLYATGTRTNRGVEAVFAGFSPIVGALVPKLPKAQNDFWTIASHLAPLGYRCEFYYGGDANFDNMSRFLGANGFAIRSYFARGEGYDGRWGGDDLSVFAAANREFSRAKEPFCAAILTLSSHLPFDYPEGFIKPYNSPAATQENAALFADYALGEFFKAAKKEPYYKNTIFLVVADHTIKVRGGDLFAPLKAYHIPALFVGKGVSAAKNDAIASQIDLLPTLLALIGDDRPHPLVGRNLLDDRGGGAVMQYGLEFAYFDGEIATILRPNGVITQAALDENGSYVNRADFAPDENGEYRRVLEDTALERALDEERLRDAQARLLLPNLLYQKRLHSLGAVE
- a CDS encoding glycosyltransferase family 9 protein — translated: MQANSICIIRLSALGDICLFLPTLNALRRSFPNANVVWIIGKAEAELIEGIDGVEPIVYDKKSGLAGMFAIGAKLKNRRFDYLLMAQEALRASILSLFIRADKRVGFDRDRAKDFQRLFTNAQIAPNPNCHMIENYLDFARFLGADTGAIQYDLFIPDKAIREAEAIARGESYCVVSPIANAVRRNWRNWTIEGYAAAIDYIYERYKLNAIVTGCQADRQAAEAIARVAKAPFINAVGKTSVKCLLALIKNARFTLAPDSGPGHFAAALSVPAIALLAAADPRRAAPYQTPSYAVDRYREALLKYSGKTPEEVKFGRRVRHQKAMSEITIDDVTAMIDKAMRDSAATRKE